A genomic stretch from Harpia harpyja isolate bHarHar1 chromosome 20, bHarHar1 primary haplotype, whole genome shotgun sequence includes:
- the YIPF5 gene encoding protein YIPF5 has protein sequence MSGFDSFNTDFFQTSYSIDDQTQAYDYSGRPYSKQYGGYEYSQQSGFVPPDMMQQQQPYTGQIYQPTQTYAPTSAQSFYGSNFEDEPPLLEELGINFDHIWQKTLTVLHPLKVADGSIMNETDLAGPMVFCLAFGATLLLAGKIQFGYVYGISAIGCLGMFCLLNLMSMTGVSFGCVASVLGYCLLPMILLSTFAIVFSLQGVMGIILTAGIIGWCSFSASKIFISALAMEGQQLLVAYPCALLYGVFALISVF, from the exons ATGTCTGGGTTTGACAGCTTCAACACAGACTTCTTCCAGACGAGTTACAGTATTGATGACCAGACACAGGCCTATGACTACAGTGGGAGACCGTACAGCAA GCAGTATGGAGGCTATGAATACTCTCAACAAAGTGGATTTGTCCCTCCCGAcatgatgcagcagcagcagccttacACAGGGCAGATTTACCAGCCAACACAGACATACGCTCCAACTTCAGCACAGTCTTTTTATGGAAGTAATTTTGAGGATGAGCCTCCTCTATTAGAAG AATTGGGGATCAATTTTGACCACATCTGGCAGAAGACGCTAACAGTGCTCCACCCATTAAAAGTAGCAGATGGCAGCATCATGAATGAGACTGATTTGGCTGGACCAATGGTCTTCTGTCTAGCTTTTGGAGCCACATTATTACTG GCTGGTAAAATTCAGTTTGGTTATGTCTATGGAATAAGTGCAATCGGATGTTTAGGGATGTTTTGTCTCCTGAACTTAATGAGCATGACGGGTGTCTCCTTTGGCTGCGTTGCCAGTGTCCTTGGATACTGTCTTCTTCCTATGATTCTACTTTCCACTTTTGCAATTGTATTTTCGTTGCA GGGAGTGATGGGGATTATTCTCACAGCTGGGATTATTGGCTGGTGCAGCTTTTCTGCttccaaaatctttatttctgcCTTAGCAATGGAAGGACAACAACTTCTAGTAGCATACCCTTGTGCTTTATTGTATGGAGTCTTTGCtctcatttctgtgttttga